The DNA segment GGGTGGGATTGCCTCGTACGACCTTGATGTTCATGACCGCTCCCGGGGTCCGCGTGGCGACAGGGCCTAGAGGGGGATGTTGCCGTGCTTCTTCGGAGGCAGGGATTCCCGCTTGGTGCGCAGTTGACGCAGACCCCGGACGATGTGGGCGCGGGTGTCGGACGGCATGACCACCGCGTCGACGTAACCGCGCTCGGCCGCGATGTACGGGTTGAGCAGGGCGTCCTCGTACTCCCGGATCAGCCGCGCCCGGACGGCCTCGGCGTTCTCGGGGCTCTCGCCGTTCGCCTCCGCCTCCGCGATGGTGCGGCGGTGCAGGATGTTGACCGCGCCCTGGGCGCCCATGACGGCGATCTGCGCGGTCGGCCAGGCGAGGTTGAGGTCGGCACCCAGGTGCTTGGAGCCCATGACGTCGTAGGCGCCGCCGAAGGCCTTCCGCGTGATCACCGTGATCAGCGGGACGGTGGCCTCCGCGTACGCGAAGATGAGCTTGGCGCCGCGCCGGATGATGCCCTCGTGCTCCTGGCCGACGCCGGGCAGGAAGCCGGGGACGTCGACGAAGGTCAGCACGGGCACGTTGAAGGCGTCGCAGGTGCGCACGAAGCGTGCCGCCTTCTCGCTGGCGGCGATGTCCAGGCAGCCGGCGAACTGCATCGGCTGGTTGGCGACGATGCCGACCGGGTGGCCCTCGACGCGCCCGAAGCCGGTGAGGATGTTCGGCGCGAACAGGGCCTGGGTCTCGAAGAACTCCGCGTCGTCCAGGATGTGTTCGATCACCGTGTGCATGTCGTACGGCTGGTTCGCGCTGTCCGGGACGAGCGTGTCCAGCTCGCGGTCCTCGTCGGAGACCGCGAGATCGGCCTCCTCGGGGAAGACCGGGGCCTCGGCGAGGTTGTTGGACGGCAGGTACGACAGCAGCTGCTTGACGTACTCGATCGCGTCCTTCTCGTCCCCGGCCATGTGATGCGCCACGCCCGAGGCGGTGTTGTGGGTGCGGGCGCCGCCCAGCTCCTCCATGCCGACGTCCTCGCCGGTGACCGTCTTGATGACGTCGGGGCCGGTGATGAACATGTGCGAGGTCTGGTCGACCATGACCGTGAAGTCGGTGATGGCGGGGGAGTAGACCGCGCCGCCCGCGCACGGGCCGACCACCAGGGAGATCTGCGGAATCACGCCGGAGGCATGGGTGTTGCGGCGGAAGATCTCGCCGTACGCGCCGAGGGAGGCCACACCCTCCTGGATGCGGGCGCCGCCGGAGTCGTTGATGCCGATGACCGGGCAGCCGGTCTTCAGGGCGAAGTCCATGACCTTGACGATCTTCTGCCCGTAGACCTCGCCGAGGGCGCCGCCGAAGACGGTGAAGTCCTGCGAGAAGACGGCGACGGGGCGGCCGTCGACGGTTCCGTAGCCCGTGACGACACCGTCGCCGTACGGACGGTTCGACTCCAGACCGAAGTTGGTGGAACGGTGCCGGGCGAACTCGTCCAACTCGACGAAGGAGTCCTCGTCGAGCAGCAGCTCGATCCGTTCACGGGCCGTCAACTTGCCCTTGGCGTGCTGCTTCTCGACGGCGCGCTCCGAGCCGGCGTGCGTCGCCTCGTGGATGCGCCGCTGGAGATCCGCGAGCTTCCCCGCGGTTGTGTGCATGTCGGACTCGTGACGCTCTTCCGGCTCGGACATCGGGATGCGGCTCCCTGCCTGCTCAAAAGGGGGGACGATTACTCACCCGTAGCGTAGTGGCGGGCCTACCGGTCAGCAGTGCGGCGTTTCCCACACCTAGGGTGGCTTGCATGACGCCGCAGAATCCCTCAGACGACAGCCGTTGGTCCGACCTGGAGCGCCCTCCGCTGAACGCGGCCGCCCTGCGCCGGGCGCTGACCCGTGACGACAGCCTGTGGTGCGACGTCGAGGTGGTGCAGCGCACCGGGTCCACCAACTCCGACCTCGTCGCCCTGGCCGCCGCGGGCGACGCGGACGAAGGTGCCGTCCTCGTCGCCGAGGAGCAGGACGCCGGGCGGGGCCGCCTGGACCGCACCTGGACGGCTCCCGCCCGCTCCGGTCTCTTCTTCTCCGTCCTGCTGAAGCCCGCCGGTGTCCCCGTCGAGCGCTGGGGCTGGCTGCCGCTGCTGACCGGCGTCGCCGTCGCGACGGCGATCGCGCGCGCCGCCGGCGTCGACACCGCCCTCAAGTGGCCCAACGACCTGCTGGTCACGGTCGACGGGAAGGAGCGCAAGGCCGGCGGCATCCTCGCCGAGCGCGCGGGCACGGACGCGGTCGTGGTCGGCATCGGCATCAACGTCACCCTGCGCGAGGACGAACTCCCCGTCCCCCAGGCGGGATCGCTCGCGCTGGCCGGAGCGATCAGCACGGACCGCGATCCGCTGCTGCGGGCGGTCCTGCGCTCCCTGGAGGAGTGGTACGGGCGTTGGCGGGACGCCGGGGGCGATCCGGCCGCGAGCGGCCTGCAGGAGGCGTACGCGGCGGCCTGCTCGACGCTGGGGCGCACGGTGCGGGCGGAGCTGCCCGGCGACCGGGCGCTGGTGGGGGAGGCGGTGGCCCTCGACGGGGACGGGCGGCTGGTCATCGCGACGGAGGAGGGCGTGCAGGAGCCGGTGGGGGCGGGCGACATCGTCCACTTGCGGCCCGCGTGAGTACGAGTGGTGTCGCGCGGGGTGCTTGCCGGGCGCCCTGCGCCGCGGCCGGCCGGGGGTGGGGGATCCGGGATCCCGTCGCCCCTGGCGGTACGACTGTCCGTGACCGGCGGGCAGCTATCAACGGCCGGATTCACTGCGGCCCGCGGATGCGCACCGGCGCCCAAGCGGCGAAAATCAGGCCGTCCGGCATTTCGGAAACCAGGCCGTCCGGACCGGGGCGAGGGTCCGGGGGACGGCGAACCCCAGGGCGGCCGACCGCAGTACAGGGTGCCCCACCAGCGAAGCTGCACTGCTCGGTCGGCCCAGCCCGACGGAGTGAGCTGGCGCACACCTGCCGTAGAGTTGAGGCCGGTCGATACCTGACCGTGGCAGATCGGAAGGGCAGCAGGCGTGACCGTCGACGACACCGGCTCCGGCGCGGGCGCGGACGGCAGGGTTGACCCCGACGCCGCCGAACCCGGCGAGGACCCCCTCGCCCTGCGCCTGGAACAGCTCATCCTGGGCGCCGAGCGTCGCTACACCCCTTTCCAGGCCGCCCGCAGCGCCGGTGTCTCCATGGAGCTGGCGTCACGGTTCTGGCGCGCCATGGGCTTCGCGGACATAGGGCAGGCCAAGGCCCTCACCGAGGCCGACGTACTGGCCCTGCGCCGCCTCGCCGGCCTGGTCGAGGCGGGACTGCTCAGCGAGGCCATGGCGGTACAGGTGGCCCGGTCCACCGGGCAGACCACCGCCCGGCTGGCCGAGTGGCAGATCGACTCCTTCCTGGAGGGCCTGACCGAGCCCCCCGAGCCGGGTATGACCCGCACCGAGGTGACGTACCCGATCATCGAGCTGCTCCTGCCCGAACTGGAGGAGTTCCTCGTCTACGTCTGGCGCCGCCAGCTCGCGGCCTCGGCCGGCCGGGTCATCCAGGCCGCCGACGACGAGGAGATGGTCGACCGGCGGCTCGCGGTCGGATTCGCCGACCTCGTCGGGTTCACGCGGCTGACCCGCCGTATGGAGGAGGAGGAGCTCGGCGAGCTGGTCGAGGCGTTCGAGACGACCGCCGCCGACCTGGTGGCCGCCCGTGGCGGCCGGCTCATCAAGACCCTCGGCGACGAGGTGCTCTACGTCGCCGACGACGCGGGTACGGCCGCGGACATCGCCCTGCGGCTGGTCGAGACGATGGCGAACGACGAGACGATGCCCGAGCTGCGCGTCGGCATGGCCTTCGGCACGGTGACGACCCGGATGGGCGACGTCTTCGGCACGACCGTGAACCTCGCCTCCCGGCTGACCTCGATAGCGCCCCGCGACGCCGTGCTGGTGGACAGCGCCTTCGCCGAGGAGCTGATCCGCACCGGTGAGGCGCCCGCCTCGGAGGCGGCGGCGGCCGAGGCCGTCGCCACGGCGGAGAAGGAGGGCGAGGAGCCGCCGACGTACCCCTTCGCGCTCCAGCCGATGTGGCAGCGC comes from the Streptomyces sp. NBC_00820 genome and includes:
- a CDS encoding acyl-CoA carboxylase subunit beta, giving the protein MSEPEERHESDMHTTAGKLADLQRRIHEATHAGSERAVEKQHAKGKLTARERIELLLDEDSFVELDEFARHRSTNFGLESNRPYGDGVVTGYGTVDGRPVAVFSQDFTVFGGALGEVYGQKIVKVMDFALKTGCPVIGINDSGGARIQEGVASLGAYGEIFRRNTHASGVIPQISLVVGPCAGGAVYSPAITDFTVMVDQTSHMFITGPDVIKTVTGEDVGMEELGGARTHNTASGVAHHMAGDEKDAIEYVKQLLSYLPSNNLAEAPVFPEEADLAVSDEDRELDTLVPDSANQPYDMHTVIEHILDDAEFFETQALFAPNILTGFGRVEGHPVGIVANQPMQFAGCLDIAASEKAARFVRTCDAFNVPVLTFVDVPGFLPGVGQEHEGIIRRGAKLIFAYAEATVPLITVITRKAFGGAYDVMGSKHLGADLNLAWPTAQIAVMGAQGAVNILHRRTIAEAEANGESPENAEAVRARLIREYEDALLNPYIAAERGYVDAVVMPSDTRAHIVRGLRQLRTKRESLPPKKHGNIPL
- a CDS encoding biotin--[acetyl-CoA-carboxylase] ligase yields the protein MTPQNPSDDSRWSDLERPPLNAAALRRALTRDDSLWCDVEVVQRTGSTNSDLVALAAAGDADEGAVLVAEEQDAGRGRLDRTWTAPARSGLFFSVLLKPAGVPVERWGWLPLLTGVAVATAIARAAGVDTALKWPNDLLVTVDGKERKAGGILAERAGTDAVVVGIGINVTLREDELPVPQAGSLALAGAISTDRDPLLRAVLRSLEEWYGRWRDAGGDPAASGLQEAYAAACSTLGRTVRAELPGDRALVGEAVALDGDGRLVIATEEGVQEPVGAGDIVHLRPA
- a CDS encoding adenylate/guanylate cyclase domain-containing protein, which codes for MTVDDTGSGAGADGRVDPDAAEPGEDPLALRLEQLILGAERRYTPFQAARSAGVSMELASRFWRAMGFADIGQAKALTEADVLALRRLAGLVEAGLLSEAMAVQVARSTGQTTARLAEWQIDSFLEGLTEPPEPGMTRTEVTYPIIELLLPELEEFLVYVWRRQLAASAGRVIQAADDEEMVDRRLAVGFADLVGFTRLTRRMEEEELGELVEAFETTAADLVAARGGRLIKTLGDEVLYVADDAGTAADIALRLVETMANDETMPELRVGMAFGTVTTRMGDVFGTTVNLASRLTSIAPRDAVLVDSAFAEELIRTGEAPASEAAAAEAVATAEKEGEEPPTYPFALQPMWQRPVRGLGVVEPWLLAHRPSRP